The following are from one region of the Halorussus rarus genome:
- a CDS encoding beta-CASP ribonuclease aCPSF1, whose amino-acid sequence MSKVDQQLEDLRAEITSELPSDISVSDVKYEGPELVVYTRDPKKFARNGDLIRQLASQLRKRITVRPDPDVLSRPEDAREDVLDVIPEEAGVTDLDFHADTGEVVIEAEKPGMVIGKHGSTLREITQEVGWTPEVVRTPPIESSTVSNVRNFLKQERDERRDILEKVGRQIHREEMSDDEYVRITTLGCCREVGRASFILSTPETRILIDCGDKPGAEDEVPYLQVEEALGAGANTIDAVVLTHAHLDHSALIPLLFKYGYDGPIYTTEPTRDLMGLLQLDYLDVAAKEGRAPPYESEMVREAIKHTIPLEYGDVTDIAPDVKLTLHNAGHILGSAVSHFHIGDGLYNVAFSGDIHYDDTRLFNGAVNDFPRVETLVLESTYGGRNDYQTDQEDSERKLRKVINETYEKGGKVLIPAFAVGRSQEMMLVIEEAMRNGDIPEMPVHLDGMIWEATAIHTTYPEYLRDDLRDRIFHEDENPFLADQFNHIDGGEEERRDVADGDQCIILSTSGMVTGGPIMSWLEHVGPDPDSRMVFVGYQAQGTLGRRIQNGWDEIPMNRGGGRGRNGKLSLKLDVETVDGFSGHADRQGLMNFVKTMNPRPEKVLCVHGDESSVQDLSSSLYHDFNMRTFAPKNLETFRFK is encoded by the coding sequence ATGAGTAAAGTAGACCAGCAACTCGAGGACCTGCGAGCAGAGATTACGAGCGAGTTACCGAGCGACATCTCGGTGTCGGACGTGAAGTACGAGGGCCCGGAACTGGTCGTGTACACGCGCGACCCCAAGAAGTTCGCCCGGAACGGCGACCTCATCCGGCAGTTGGCGAGCCAGCTCCGCAAGCGCATCACGGTCCGGCCCGACCCGGACGTGCTGTCCCGACCCGAGGACGCCCGCGAGGACGTGCTCGACGTCATCCCGGAGGAGGCGGGCGTGACCGACCTCGACTTCCACGCCGACACGGGCGAGGTCGTCATCGAGGCCGAGAAGCCCGGGATGGTCATCGGCAAGCACGGCTCGACCCTCCGGGAGATTACCCAGGAGGTCGGTTGGACGCCCGAGGTCGTCCGGACCCCGCCCATCGAGTCCTCGACGGTCTCGAACGTCCGGAACTTCCTCAAGCAGGAGCGCGACGAGCGCCGGGACATCCTCGAGAAGGTGGGCCGCCAGATCCACCGCGAGGAGATGTCCGACGACGAGTACGTCCGGATCACCACGCTCGGCTGCTGCCGGGAGGTCGGCCGGGCCTCGTTCATCCTCTCGACGCCCGAGACCCGCATCCTCATCGACTGCGGCGACAAGCCGGGCGCCGAGGACGAGGTGCCGTACCTCCAGGTCGAGGAGGCGCTGGGCGCGGGCGCCAACACCATCGACGCGGTAGTGCTGACCCACGCCCACCTCGACCACTCGGCGCTCATCCCGCTGCTGTTCAAGTACGGCTACGACGGCCCCATCTACACCACCGAGCCCACCCGGGACCTGATGGGCCTGCTCCAGCTCGACTACCTCGACGTCGCGGCCAAGGAGGGCCGCGCGCCGCCGTACGAGTCCGAGATGGTCCGGGAGGCCATCAAGCACACCATCCCGCTGGAGTACGGCGACGTCACCGACATCGCGCCCGACGTGAAGCTGACCCTCCACAACGCGGGCCACATCCTCGGCTCCGCGGTGTCGCACTTCCACATCGGCGACGGCCTGTACAACGTCGCGTTCAGCGGCGACATCCACTACGACGACACCCGGCTGTTCAACGGCGCGGTCAACGACTTCCCGCGGGTCGAGACCCTCGTCCTGGAGTCGACCTACGGCGGTCGCAACGACTACCAGACCGACCAGGAGGACTCCGAGCGCAAGCTCAGAAAGGTCATCAACGAGACCTACGAGAAGGGCGGGAAGGTCCTCATCCCGGCGTTCGCTGTGGGTCGGTCCCAGGAGATGATGCTGGTCATCGAGGAGGCGATGCGCAACGGCGACATTCCCGAGATGCCGGTCCACTTAGACGGCATGATCTGGGAGGCGACCGCCATCCACACGACCTACCCCGAGTACCTCCGGGACGACCTCCGTGACCGCATCTTCCACGAGGACGAGAACCCGTTCCTCGCCGACCAGTTCAACCACATCGACGGCGGCGAGGAGGAGCGCCGCGACGTCGCCGACGGCGACCAGTGCATCATCCTCTCGACCTCCGGCATGGTCACCGGCGGCCCCATCATGTCGTGGCTCGAGCACGTCGGCCCCGACCCGGACAGCCGGATGGTGTTCGTCGGCTACCAGGCCCAGGGGACGCTGGGCCGGCGCATCCAGAACGGCTGGGACGAGATCCCGATGAACCGCGGCGGCGGCCGCGGCCGCAACGGGAAGCTCTCGCTCAAGCTCGACGTCGAGACGGTCGACGGCTTCTCCGGCCACGCCGACCGCCAGGGCCTGATGAACTTCGTGAAGACGATGAACCCACGGCCCGAGAAGGTGCTGTGCGTCCACGGCGACGAGTCGAGCGTCCAGGACCTCTCGTCGTCGCTCTACCACGACTTCAACATGCGGACGTTCGCGCCCAAGAACCTCGAGACGTTCCGGTTCAAGTAA